The following proteins are encoded in a genomic region of Herminiimonas arsenicoxydans:
- a CDS encoding Conserved hypothetical protein ; putative exported protein (Evidence 4 : Homologs of previously reported genes of unknown function): MRAESQHMTCTRKMRGFSLVSAIFLLVVLAALGVAMVTISTVQHQSSALDVQGTRAYHAARAGMEWGVYQKLQVPAYCTGAVTDSIALPAGTSLSGFTVTVVCMPDSGLGLNIDGAVIQATACNIPAGGTCPNAAPNSSDYVQRVVQVRL, translated from the coding sequence TTGCGTGCCGAATCTCAACATATGACATGTACGCGCAAGATGCGCGGCTTCAGTCTGGTCAGCGCCATTTTCCTGCTGGTGGTGCTGGCCGCGCTCGGCGTAGCGATGGTCACGATTTCAACCGTACAGCATCAAAGCTCGGCCCTGGACGTGCAGGGTACGCGTGCCTATCATGCCGCTCGTGCAGGTATGGAGTGGGGCGTGTATCAGAAGTTGCAGGTGCCGGCTTATTGCACTGGTGCCGTAACAGACAGTATTGCGCTGCCGGCAGGTACATCTCTGAGTGGCTTTACCGTGACGGTGGTGTGCATGCCGGATAGCGGTTTGGGATTGAATATCGATGGCGCGGTTATCCAGGCGACCGCGTGCAATATACCGGCAGGTGGGACGTGTCCGAATGCGGCGCCGAACAGCAGCGATTATGTACAGCGTGTGGTGCAGGTGCGTTTGTAA